A single region of the Leptothrix cholodnii SP-6 genome encodes:
- a CDS encoding efflux RND transporter permease subunit, with amino-acid sequence MIARLIRWSVANRFLVLLATVLLTAWGVWGLRSTPIDALPDLSDVQVIIRTSYPGQAPQIVENQVTYPLATTMLSVPGAKTVRGFSFFGDSFVYVLFDDGTDLYWARSRVLEYLNQVQGRLPASAKTSLGPDATGVGWIFQYALVCRPPGAARQPPEGASTGLGAARRPVLSDRGCEQDLSQLRTLQDWFLKYELKSLPDVAEVASVGGMVRQYQVVLDPTKLAAYGITYAQVRDALMAGNQETGGSVLELAEVEYMVRASGYLRSLDDFRTIPLAARGGIPVKLGDVATVQIGPEMRRGIAELDGEGEVAGGVVILRSGKNAQSTITAVKAKLAELQKSLPAGVEIVTTYDRSALIERAIENLTHKLIEEFIVVAAVCALFLWHLRSALVAIIALPLGVLTAFLVMRYQGINANIMSLGGIAIAIGAMVDAAVVMIENAHKKLEAWQHAHPDQVLEGEERWQVMTDAAVEVGPALFFSLLIITLSFIPVFTLEAQEGRLFGPLAFTKTYAMAASAALSVTLIPVLMGYWIRGRIPDEQKNPITRALIAVYRPALEWVLRWPKATLAAALLVLATTAWPLMQLGGEFLPKLDEGDLLYMPSALPGLSAQKAGELLQLTNRMIKTVPEVERVFGKAGRAESATDPAPIEMFETTIQLKPREQWRAGMTPDKLVEELDRAVKVPGLSNLWVPPIRNRIDMLATGIKSPIGVKVTGGDLAAIDRVAARIEQVAKGVPGVSSALAERLTGGRYVDVQIDRAAASRYGLNIADVQALVAGAIGGENVTETIEGRARFPVNLRYPREWRDTPQRLAQLPILTPMGQQITLGSVARVAISDGPPMLKSENARPSGWVYVDVRGRDLAAVANDLRTAVTRDVPLEAGMSVAYSGQFEYLERANARLKVVVPATLLIIFVLLYLTFSRFDEALLIMATLPFALTGGVWFLYLLGYQMSVATGVGFIALAGVAAEFGVVMLLYLKHALQDRLAAGASPSAALVDDAIREGAVLRVRPKAMTVAVILAGLVPIVWSSGTGSEVMSRIAAPMLGGMVTAPLLSLFIVPAVYALLRRRS; translated from the coding sequence ATGATCGCCCGGCTGATCCGCTGGTCGGTCGCCAACCGATTCCTGGTGCTGCTGGCCACCGTACTGCTGACCGCCTGGGGCGTCTGGGGCCTGCGCAGCACGCCGATCGACGCGCTGCCCGACCTGTCGGACGTGCAGGTCATCATCCGCACCAGCTACCCCGGCCAGGCGCCGCAGATCGTCGAGAACCAGGTGACCTATCCGCTGGCGACGACGATGCTGTCGGTGCCGGGCGCCAAGACGGTGCGCGGCTTCTCGTTCTTCGGCGACAGCTTCGTCTACGTGCTGTTCGACGATGGCACCGATCTGTACTGGGCGCGCTCGCGGGTGCTCGAATACCTCAATCAGGTGCAGGGCCGGCTGCCGGCCAGCGCCAAGACCTCGCTCGGGCCCGATGCCACCGGCGTGGGCTGGATCTTCCAGTACGCCTTGGTGTGTCGACCCCCAGGCGCTGCGCGCCAGCCCCCCGAGGGGGCGAGCACCGGGCTTGGGGCGGCCCGGCGCCCGGTACTCAGCGATCGCGGTTGTGAACAGGACCTCTCGCAGCTGCGCACGCTGCAGGACTGGTTCCTCAAATACGAACTCAAGAGCCTGCCCGACGTCGCCGAGGTGGCGAGCGTGGGCGGCATGGTGCGGCAGTACCAGGTCGTGCTCGACCCGACCAAGCTCGCCGCCTACGGCATCACCTACGCCCAGGTGCGCGACGCGCTGATGGCCGGCAATCAGGAGACCGGCGGCTCGGTGCTGGAGCTGGCCGAGGTCGAATACATGGTGCGCGCCAGCGGCTACCTGCGTTCGCTCGACGACTTCCGCACCATCCCGCTGGCCGCGCGTGGCGGCATCCCGGTCAAGCTGGGCGATGTCGCCACGGTGCAAATCGGCCCCGAGATGCGGCGCGGCATCGCCGAGCTCGACGGCGAAGGCGAGGTCGCCGGTGGCGTCGTGATCCTGCGTTCGGGCAAGAACGCGCAGTCGACCATCACGGCGGTCAAGGCCAAGCTGGCCGAGCTGCAGAAGAGCCTGCCCGCGGGCGTCGAGATCGTCACCACCTACGACCGCAGCGCGCTGATCGAGCGGGCGATCGAGAACCTCACGCACAAGCTGATCGAGGAGTTCATCGTCGTGGCCGCGGTCTGCGCGCTGTTCCTGTGGCACCTGCGCTCGGCGCTGGTGGCGATCATCGCGTTGCCGCTGGGCGTGCTGACGGCATTCCTGGTGATGCGCTACCAGGGCATCAACGCCAACATCATGTCGCTGGGCGGCATCGCGATCGCGATCGGCGCGATGGTCGACGCGGCGGTGGTGATGATCGAAAACGCCCACAAGAAGCTCGAAGCCTGGCAACACGCCCACCCCGATCAAGTTCTCGAAGGCGAGGAACGCTGGCAGGTCATGACCGACGCGGCGGTCGAGGTCGGCCCGGCGCTGTTCTTCTCGCTGCTGATCATCACGCTGTCGTTCATCCCGGTGTTCACGCTCGAAGCGCAGGAGGGCCGGCTGTTCGGCCCGCTGGCGTTCACCAAGACCTACGCGATGGCGGCCTCGGCCGCGCTGTCGGTCACGCTGATCCCGGTGCTGATGGGCTACTGGATCCGCGGGCGCATCCCCGACGAGCAGAAGAACCCGATCACCCGCGCGCTGATCGCCGTCTACCGGCCCGCGCTCGAATGGGTCTTGCGCTGGCCGAAGGCGACGCTGGCCGCCGCGCTGCTGGTGCTGGCCACGACCGCCTGGCCGTTGATGCAGCTGGGTGGCGAGTTCCTGCCCAAGCTCGACGAGGGCGATCTGCTCTACATGCCGTCGGCGCTGCCGGGGCTGTCGGCGCAGAAGGCCGGCGAGCTGCTGCAGCTGACCAACCGCATGATCAAGACCGTGCCCGAGGTCGAGCGGGTGTTCGGCAAGGCCGGCCGCGCCGAGAGCGCCACCGATCCGGCGCCGATCGAGATGTTCGAGACCACCATCCAGCTCAAGCCGCGCGAGCAGTGGCGCGCCGGCATGACACCCGACAAGCTGGTCGAGGAACTGGATCGCGCCGTCAAGGTGCCGGGGCTGTCGAACCTGTGGGTGCCGCCGATCCGCAACCGCATCGACATGCTCGCCACCGGCATCAAGAGCCCCATCGGCGTCAAGGTGACGGGCGGTGATCTGGCGGCGATCGACCGGGTGGCCGCCCGCATCGAGCAGGTCGCCAAGGGCGTGCCGGGTGTGTCGTCGGCGCTGGCCGAGCGGCTCACCGGCGGGCGTTATGTCGACGTGCAGATCGACCGCGCCGCGGCTTCGCGTTACGGCCTCAACATCGCCGACGTGCAGGCGCTGGTGGCCGGCGCGATCGGCGGCGAGAACGTCACCGAGACCATCGAGGGCCGGGCGCGTTTCCCGGTCAACCTGCGCTACCCGCGTGAATGGCGCGACACGCCGCAGCGCCTGGCGCAGCTGCCGATCCTGACGCCGATGGGCCAGCAGATCACGCTGGGCTCGGTCGCGAGGGTGGCGATCAGCGACGGCCCGCCGATGCTCAAGAGCGAAAACGCCCGGCCGTCGGGCTGGGTCTATGTGGACGTGCGCGGCCGTGATCTGGCCGCGGTGGCCAACGACCTGCGCACGGCGGTGACGCGTGACGTGCCGCTCGAAGCCGGCATGAGCGTGGCGTATTCGGGCCAGTTCGAGTACCTGGAGCGCGCCAACGCCCGCCTCAAGGTGGTGGTGCCGGCGACGCTCTTGATCATCTTCGTGCTGCTGTACCTGACCTTCAGCCGCTTCGACGAGGCGCTGCTGATCATGGCGACGCTGCCGTTTGCGCTCACCGGCGGGGTGTGGTTCCTGTACCTGCTGGGCTACCAGATGTCGGTCGCGACCGGCGTGGGTTTCATCGCGCTGGCGGGCGTGGCGGCCGAGTTCGGCGTGGTGATGCTGCTGTACCTCAAGCACGCGCTGCAGGATCGCCTGGCAGCCGGTGCGAGCCCGTCGGCCGCGCTGGTCGACGATGCGATCCGCGAGGGCGCGGTGCTGCGCGTGCGGCCCAAGGCGATGACGGTGGCGGTGATCCTGGCCGGCCTGGTGCCGATCGTCTGGAGCAGCGGCACCGGCTCGGAGGTGATGAGCCGCATCGCCGCGCCGATGCTGGGCGGCATGGTGACGGCGCCGCTGCTGTCGCTGTTCATCGTGCCGGCGGTCTACGCGCTGCTGCGCCGGCGTAGCTGA